The Micropterus dolomieu isolate WLL.071019.BEF.003 ecotype Adirondacks unplaced genomic scaffold, ASM2129224v1 contig_3435, whole genome shotgun sequence sequence atatatatatatataaacacatatatGTGGTTACATGTGGTTACACGCACACCCACAGCTTGTTAGAGTAGTGACCGACATTAACACTCTAACCCAGAAGTAGAAGTGTATTTACTTGTTACTTTACCAGGAACACCTcgtacattttaaaacataatttgtcATGGGTGTAGGGATGAAACATCAAGGTGTTAAATCATTTAGCACCATTTCACCACACCTTATCTCTGACCCTGACAAGAAAGGACTGTGTGGTGACAAAGACATGGTAATCAGCAACTGGGAAAACactttttgtatgtattttttttggcACCTGATATAAAGTCATGCCAAAGTTCGTATCTTTGGCAGTCAGTAGTGACATATAGCCTTCCACAATTTATAGTAAactcaaattaaaattttaaagtcatgtGCCAAATCTTTATTTCAGTCTCTACATATAGCAGTAAAACAGTATCTGCAGTCTCAACAGTCAGGCACATGCATCATTAATCATGGTTCTTTTAAGTCAGTGTGGCTGCAGATATGAGAGCATCAATATCCTGTATGGCTTTAGATGTTCTCTGAAGAGCTTCAGCGATGCAGTTCTCACTCACTGGTTCGTGAGTCACCTCTTCTGCAGAGCTACCTTCCATTTCTGCACATCCTTTCTCACTTCTCAGCAGGCGGCTGCCCTCAAGCAGAACTGGGCACAGGATGTTAAAGAGCACACACAATCTTCCCCAGCATTGTCTAGGTGCAGCCACAGTGCATATAACTAGACTACCAGCtggtataataatataacacgGGTAATTAGCAATTTATTTATGCCCACAGCACCTTAGCGCCATCATTTCAGTCTTTAAGGATACAGTTGAATCGTTTTATCTTCTCCAGTTCTGCAGCTACAAGATCTGACCTACATTGAATGGTAAGAGATATAACATTATATACAAGCCGTTCAGCTTTCAGTAATATAATAGCAAAAGAAGTGATCAGTAAAATATAACTCACCGACTTTCTACTGTCTGCATgacattcacatgctcctcaaCAGATACAGGCTTGGACAGATTTTCTTCGATCATTGCTGGTTCAGATAAATGTCTGTCCTGGAAACACAATTATAATCACTTTTAAACAGCCTGAATACTTTATAAATACTGCAGATATcaacagtattttatttatttatatatctatatctatatctctatctctatatatatctatctatatctctatatatctctatatatatctatatctctatatatatctatatctctatatatctcatatatatatctctctctatatatatatctatatctctatatatatctctctatatatatatctctctctctatatatatatctctatatctctctctatatatatatatatctctatatatatctctatatctctatatatatatctctatatctctatatatatatctatatctctctaTGTAtatctatatttctatatatctctctatatctctatatctatatctctctatatttctatatatctctctatatctctatatctatatctctctatatatatatctctatatatatatctctatatatctctctctctatatatatatctatatctctatatatatatctatatctctatatatctgtatatatatctatatctctatatatatctatatctctatatatctcatatatatatatctctctctctatatatatctctatatatctatatctatatatatctctatatctctctctatatatatctatatctctctatatctctctatatttctatatatctctctatatctatatctctctatatttctatatatctctatatctctatctctctttatctctctctctatatctctatctctctttatctctctctctatatctctctctatatatatatctctctctatatatatatctctatatatctctctctctatatatatatatatctatatatatatctatatctctatatctctatatatatctatatatctatatctctatatatatctatatatctatatctctatatctctatatatatctatatatctatatctctatatatctcatatatatatctatatctctatatatatctatatctctatatatatctctctctctatatatatctctctctatatatatatctctctctatatctatatctctctatatctctctctctatatatatatctctctctatatctatatctctatatctctctctctatatatatatctctatatatctctctctatatttctatatatctctctctatatttctatatatctctctatctctctatatctatatctctctatatttctatatatctctctatctctctatatctatatctctctatatttctatatatctctctatatctatatctctctctatatctctctatatttctatatatctctctatatctctatatctatatctctctatatctctctatatctctatatctatatctctctatatttctatatatctctctatatatctatatctatatctctctctatatctctatatctctctatatttctatatatctctctatatctctatatctctatatctatatctctctatatttctatatctctctctatatatatatctctatctctctatatttctatatatctctctatctctctctctctctctatctctatatatctctatatatatagtgggtacggaaagtattcagacccctttaaatttttcactctttgtttcattgcagccattttccaaaaatcaaaaaagttcattttatttctcagNNNNNNNNNNNNNNNNNNNNatatatatatatataaacacatatatGTGGTTACATGTGGTTACACGCACACCCACAGCTTGTTAGAGTAGTGACCGACATTAACACTCTAACCCAGAAGTAGAAGTGTATTTACTTGTTACTTTACCAGGAACACCTcgtacattttaaaacataatttgtcATGGGTGTAGGGATGAAACATCAAGGTGTTAAATCATTTAGCACCATTTCACCACACCTTATCTCTGACCCTGACAAGAAAGGACTGTGTGGTGACAAAGACATGGTAATCAGCAACTGGGAAAACactttttgtatgtattttttttggcACCTGATATAAAGTCATGCCAAAGTTCGTATCTTTGGCAGTCAGTAGTGACATATAGCCTTCCACAATTTATAGTAAactcaaattaaaattttaaagtcatgtGCCAAATCTTTATTTCAGTCTCTACATATAGCAGTAAAACAGTATCTGCAGTCTCAACAGTCAGGCACATGCATCATTAATCATGGTTCTTTTAAGTCAGTGTGGCTGCAGATATGAGAGCATCAATATCCTGTATGGCTTTAGATGTTCTCTGAAGAGCTTCAGCGATGCAGTTCTCACTCACTGGTTCGTGAGTCACCTCTTCTGCAGAGCTACCTTCCATTTCTGCACATCCTTTCTCACTTCTCAGCAGGCGGCTGCCCTCAAGCAGAACTGGGCACAGGATGTTAAAGAGCACACACAATCTTCCCCAGCATTGTCTAGGTGCAGCCACAGTGCATATAACTAGACTACCAGCtggtataataatataacacgGGTAATTAGCAATTTATTTATGCCCACAGCACCTTAGCGCCATCATTTCAGTCTTTAAGGATACAGTTGAATCGTTTTATCTTCTCCAGTTCTGCAGCTACAAGATCTGACCTACATTGAATGGTAAGAGATATAACATTATATACAAGCCGTTCAGCTTTCAGTAATATAATAGCAAAAGAAGTGATCAGTAAAATATAACTCACCGACTTTCTACTGTCTGCATgacattcacatgctcctcaaCAGATACAGGCTTGGACAGATTTTCTTCGATCATTGCTGGTTCAGATAAATGTCTGTCCTGGAAACACAATTATAATCACTTTTAAACAGCCTGAATACTTTATAAATACTGCAGATATcaacagtattttatttatttatatatctatatctatatctctatctctatatatatctatctatatctctatatatctctatatatatctatatctctatatatatctctatatatatctatatctctatatatatctctctatatatatatatatatctctctctatatatatatctctatatctctctctatatatatatctctatatctctctctctatatatatatatctctatatatatctctatatctctatatatatatctctatatctctatatatatatctatatctctctatatttctatatatctctctatatctctatatctatatctctctatatttctatatatctctatatctatatctctctttatctctctctctatatatatctctatatatatctctatatctatatctctatatatctctatatatatctatatctctatatatatctatatctctatatatctcatatatatatctatatctctatatatatctctctatatatatatatctctctctctatatatatctatatctctatatctctctctctatatatatctctatatatctatatctatatatatctctatatctctctatatttctatatatctctctatatctctatatctatatctctctatatttctatatatctctatatctctatatctatatctctctttatctctctctctatatatatctctatatatatctctatatctctctctctatatatatatatatatctctatctctctatatctctctatatatctctctctctctctatatatatatctatatatatatctatatctctatatatatctatatatctatatctctatatatctcatat is a genomic window containing:
- the LOC123964587 gene encoding uncharacterized protein C5orf34 homolog, producing MIEENLSKPVSVEEHVNVMQTVESRSDLVAAELEKIKRFNFLLEGSRLLRSEKGCAEMEGSSAEEVTHEPVSENCIAEALQRTSKAIQDIDALISAATLT